The genomic segment ggctggcctcaaacccctgggctcaagcgatcttcctgccttggactcccaaagtgcctggattacaggcgtgggtgCCTGgtagaattgttttcttgatttcatttttgggTTGTTCattgttagcatatagaaattcaattgatttttgtgtactgATCTTGTATCCTGCTGTGTTGCTGAACTAGTTTATCAGctataactgatttttttcagtggattccttaggattttccatACACAAGATCATTTCATGTACAGAGTtatacttcttttccaatttggatgttttttctttttattgcctaattgccctggctagaacctctagTACAGTGTTAaacagaagtggtgatagtggacATCCTTATCTTCTTCCTGATCATAGGGGGGCTTGAATTCATTTGAGAGATAGTTATTTGTACTATTATATAtcctaatatttattcattagatTGATGAAAcatctataattttctttgtgaaatatttatcaagaatATAAGAGATGGAATTAAACCTTGCAAATGtctgagaaattattttattttcaaaatgatataGGGGAAATGGGGAGCAGCAACTGCTTAATGGGTGTGGGGCCttctttgggggtgatgaaaacgtTTTAGAACCAGCTACAGGTGATGgctacacaacattgtgaatgtactaaatgccattgaattgtatgctttaaagtggttagttttatgttatgtgaattttacctcaataaaaaaagtGAAGtggtatacattttttaaaaaataaatttacagcaTTTCCAATGAAATGAAAGTGTTATTAAAATCTGCTTTATTTACTGGTTATTGCTTGGGCATTTGTTTCTTGGACATTCTTTCTATTAAAGTAGATTAAACTTCTATTAAACTAGATTTTTATCTCTTATGGGAAATTGAATGTTACCTGTAAGGAATATATCCTGTTCTAGCTCCTTGAAAAATTGATGAGTTTGCAAATAGTAATACGGTCTTCCAACTCATGTAATTTATAGAATTCTgtggattaaaaacttaagtaACTAAgttttgattattttccttttcagaaaaataCAACTCTGAAATACCTAAGAATGACTGGAAACAAGATTGAAAATAAGGGTGGAATGTTTTTTGCTGCAATGCTGCAAATTAATTCATGCTTACAGAAATTAGATCTGAGTGATTGTGATCTGGTAAGTAAATTGGTTATAAGAAAATCACTCAGATCGTGGGTCATCCTCCTAGGAAACTAGCCTAGAGAATTGTTCAAGAGACCAGCTAAATGACAGTCTTAGGAATGATTAATTTTGCATCTAATATCCAATACCAGAGAAAAGGTGTTTTTTTCCTAGATATAATAGTACAGACTGTTAATAAATCAGATCATGGTAAATAATACCAtagaaaaatatctaataaaaatattcttaaacttCTATCCATAGCTTATCTTAACCTATatggaatttttaagaaaaagatcatgttcattttaattaaacaaatactacctcatttgtataaatttttttacttttgaaaatatttttcagtgagTAGTTATTTATATCGTAGCTTAAAAACTTAAATTGAAGATACTAAAAGCTGCTCTGAAGTTGGGCaaggtggtacatgcctgtagtcccagctattcagcaggctgaggtgggaggatccctttagcccaggagttccaggctgtagtgcaCTGTAATggtacctgtgaatagccactataTGCCAGCCTGGGTAATGTATTCAGACCCCATATGTGAAAAGGAATAAGATAAGAGCTATTCTGAGCCTTTATCTGGCCTGATAATGAGAAACGTGTGTTTTTTGTATGTCTTCAAATTCCAGGCTTCACTTTCTAAAACATGCTTTTAAATCATCAGGTCTACTCTTGGGAACCTGTTGTATAGCCTCAGATTAATGCAATATCAATGTGACATGAAAACAATAAGATGGGACGATAGGCTCTTTGGGGTAATAGATTCTGAATGACTATCTTTTTAAGGTGGTAGATGTAGCCAGCATGGTTCTGGGAAAGCATTAATTCAGTATTTATTATCTACACATACCAGTTACTGTGTTAGATACTAAGGATACAACAGTGAATTATATGGCCTCTGCCCTtatgaagtttatattttaattgggaAAACATtgataaagaaatagagaaaagtggccaggcacggtggctcacatctgtaatcctcgcactctgggaggccgagaagggaggatcgcttgaggtcaatcaggagtttgagaccagcctgggcaagagtgagactctgtctgtctctaccaaaaatagaaaaaattagctgggtgtagtagcacatccctgtagtcccagctacttggggggctgaggcaggagaatcgcttgagcccaggagtttgaggttccagtgagctatgatgccactgctgcactctagccgaGGTGACAgggtgactctgtctcaaaaaaaaaaaaaaaaaaagaaagaaaaatgctacaAAAATGATTATGTTGATAATGGGGAGGAGGTAATTCTGCTTGATAAGCTGGTCACCTAAGGCCTGAGGAGGTAATACAATATTTAGGAATTATGAAGGATGAGAAAAAATTGCCATGGAGAGGATCCACGGCAGAACATTGCAGGCAGGGGATCCAGCATGCATAGGCACTAAAATAGTGCTCCCCTAAGTGTGGTATGGGTAGCACTACTGCTGCAGAATGAGGTAATTTTAatactcatgtatttatttttacaggtgctttctatttatttcaagGGATTGTGGTTTTCCATGTGACAGTgatacaaagttttattttaaaataaatataaataggctGGGcacgctggctcacgcctgtaatcctagcacactgggaggccgaggcgggaggcttgctcgaggtcaggagttcgagaccagcctgagcaagagcgagaccctgtctctactcaaaaatagaaagaaattatctggacaactaaaaatatatagaaaaaattagccgggcatggtggcacatgcctgtaatcccagctacttgggaggttgaggcagaaggattgcttaagcccaggagtttgaggttgctgtgagctaggctgatgccatgacactctagcccaggcaacagagcaagactctgtctcaaataaataaataaataaataaaatataagtaaaaaagtAAGTTGGCTTAATGGAagcattaagtaaatattttacgTATTCAGATATGCCAAAAATCATGAGGTACATGAATAATGAAATGGTGAATTTGACAGGTTTTAAGAACTGAAAAGTCAGAGTGGCTGAgcagaggaaattaaaataatatctcaAAGTAAAGGTGGAGAGGTTCAGAGGCCAGATCTGACAAGGTCGTGTGGGGTATGTCATGGGTCAGGGGAAAAAGAGGGATTGTATTACAAATGCAAATTATGGAAAAGGCAAATTATGGAAAGGCTTTATGTTAAGGGGTAACATGATCTGACTGGTGCTTTTAGATCACTGATTTCTCTGTGGAGAATTAAAGGGTAACATGAGGAATCCAGCTGACCACTTAGATAGTTACTGCAGTAGTCCAGGTGAGACATGATGAGGACTTGTGCTGGGGTGTAGCTCTAGAGATGGACAGGAACAGAATAATCTGAGACATCTTTTGGAGGCAGAATCTTTAAGACGTACTGACCAACTGGATGGGAGGGTGAGAGGAATGGCGGAGTGAGAGGAAACCCATGTTTTCTGGCATAACATCTGGGTGTGTATGTTGGTGTCCATTATGGGTATGGGGGAGGATTCAGTTCTTCTAGTCAGATAGAGGGAGGACTGTGGGAACTGTGAAAAATGTGATTAGTAACTTTTTACCACCACATACACTCTTAAAGTACTAGTATGAATATAAAAGAGTGCTGGCACCAGGATATGTGTTGCATAAGTAATATAAGCTCCAGCTGGGATCCACATAGAACCTTGAGGGCTTCGGAATAAACCTAGAGGCAATCACCCAGGAAATGGACACTGAAACATTAAGAAACTCCCCATGCATGTTTTAGATAGATTTTAGGGCAGggagaaaagaacacagaaacattttttttgagacagggtcttgctctgttgcccaggctagagtgcaatggtggaatcatagctcactgcaacctcaaactataggtctaaagcaatcctcctgcctcagcctcccaagtagctgggactgcataCATGCACCACCAtatcagctaatttttaaatttttttttagagacaaggtctaggtatattgcccaggctggtctcctaggcgcaagtgatcctcctgccttggcttcccagagtgctgggattacaggcatgagccactgcacccagcaacAATGCATTTTTGAATTTGATCAACCTACAATTCAAAGTGTaggaaatacttaaaaattaaacacacaattTTGATTTATCAGAATTCAGATAACTgatcttgaaatatttatataggaAGATTAATTTATATACTTTGTCAGTTTCCTTAATGAATTTACCTGTTTTTAGGGGATGCAGAGTGTGATAGCATTTGCTACAGTACTAACCCAAAACCAAGCAATTAAAGGAATAAACCTTAACCGACCTATACTGTATGGAGAACAGGTATGTATTCGAAGTAATGATAGTTAACATAACATGTGAACTAAGGCACCACTGAAGTTTATGTCAAGGTACAtgaatacattgtatttttagaATTATGCCTACTATATCTTGTAAACTCCTGTTTACAAATAAAAACCTTCATTTATAGGAAAAttagggctgggtgcagtggctctagcctgtaatcccaacacttagggaagccaaggcaggaagattacttgagcccaggaattcaagaacagcctgagtaacatagcaagaccctgcctcaaaaaaaatctttatggacTGTATCCCTGTGGAAATAAGTATGTTTAAGTTTATGAAATCACATTGTAAgcataattccttttttaaatatgttgagTGGTGTCCTTGTTCCCAAATTCATCTGAGAATGTTAGTAAATACCCAGGACCCCTTTCTCAGGCCCACGCCCTTGATCTCAACCTGGTGCTTCTGGCAGCCAGCTAGACTCTAGCCTGCTTTATTCTTCCCCAGGGCAGCCACCACCCTGTCTATCCCAGAGGTTACTATTCCAGTCTTAAATGGTTGGAGTGGAATCTTCTTATGCTTCTCCATACTTTGCCATTTCCAAATATAAGCCTGAAAACCTATTCCATTTAAGGGGTTTTACTGTTCATTACCATGCAGAAcaagcaataacaaaaaaagcTTTGAAATGTTGGATCCCACCTTTGACTGCTCATTGGCATTATCTGGAGAGCTTGGAAAAATACCAATGCCAGATGCCACTCTAGACAAATTAGGTCACACACTCAGTAAATGAGGCTACTACCCTTTACTATTTCTGACAGTATTTCCTCCTTTTAATAAGGATAGTCCCTCATTCAAGATTTTTAGACTAAAACTGCAATTATGGCACAGACACAAAAATGAACTGAGTCTGTCCTCCATTCCAGGCACTAAGTGGACCTCCCCAAGTGGTTGGTTTGCATTTTTTAAGACCCCAGACTACATAGCATTCCCTTGGGTATATCTTTTCAGTGTCAAAGCAATAATTTCAACAAATCAAACACAGAATTATAGGAtactgaataataataaatgctttgCAGTCTGCTATAGAACACTTATTTTGTATtagatgctttttatttgttaACATATTTAATTCTGTGAGGGAAGCAAAATCTCACCTACTTTACGGAAAAGGAAACTAAGACTCAGCTAGatgaaataatttgcccaaagttataTAGCTAGTAAAGCTAGCATCTAGacagttttgattactataaagCTCACATGTATTTTCTGCTATTGctaggtggttttttttttacttttaaaatttttctcaaagtacttttacataataagaaaaaataaagctatccATGTTCATCAACATTTCCAGTGATTATAAAACTTACTATATGTTATATATAGCAATCATGCAAGAGGACTTGTGTCACAAAATACTTTGGCCCATTCATTTCAACATATGCTTTGGTTTTGTTAAAAACCTAAAATACTTGGTATTCAAATCCTCATTGTGGCTAAATACCTTTTGCCTAGAAGCAACTACATTGgggaacttaaaatattttgatgaccAGAAAACAACGGTAAAACATATTAGGAATTTGGGATAATTATAAAAGGGAGGAATCAGATATATCACAGGGTTAAtgagtatacttttaaaataaaatcaagactgggaaatttctttatattttgtctAAAAACCATCAAGAAATGGAGACCAGGAGCAAGGTTTAGGAACATACAGAGAGTACCAGAAAGGTTTAGAGACTATTGAAAGGACAGTATATGTGCTCAGTACAGGATGGTCccaaatgttttgatttttttttccatctgaaatGCATGTTTGATTATTGTTTTTTATAAACCAAATTAACCAGACTCTTTTACATCACTTTTAGTCATGGTATTTTACAAGTGCCTGCTACCTATTTCTGAGGTTAAAGATATTATTTGTGgcaaagatgaattttttttttcagatagggCCAAACACAAACTGTAGACTAATAGTCTTaaccaatataattttttaaaaaagtgaatttaaataACAGCATTTATTTGGAGTAACATGTACtgcttcaaaattatattttagaaacaagATTTAATCCATTTTTAGGAAGAGTCCACAGTCCATCTAGGCCATATGTTGAAAGAAAATCGCTGCCTTGTTGAACTACACATGTGTAAGCATGGTATAAAAAACTGTGGTTTACAACGGCTATGTAATGCTCTGTATCTGAACACTAGTCTGCGTTACCTGGATGTCAGCTGGTAAGTGATAATTTACATATTAGTAATTCGAAAGTTAAGTCATGAGAATAATCtatgtaaatattcatattaCATGGGGTACTCTGTTAAGACATTATTCCCAATGACTAGAAAATGCAACCATTGTTATCAACCTTTTATCCTAAGCCTTAATAATTATTAGTTTAGTTTATACTACTGTCTCTCAATAACTTGAATGAGCAAATTTGGTTGTGTATACTGGAATGAAAACTATTTTATGGTGAATTTTCATTAACTTTCTTGGAAAttgaatgattaaaataaatctttactaaaatataaagtaCTGTTTAACAGTTTTCAAGCATCTTATTTCTATGAATAGAgcagtatttcatattttcaaacatatttttcttttcccagcaATAAAATAACTCATGATGGAATAGAGTATTTGGCTGAGGTACTGAAAAGCAACACTACCTTGGAAGTATTAGATGTTTCTTTCAACAGAATAGAAAATGCAGGAGCAAACTATCTCAGTGAAACTCTTACTTCACACAACAGGAGTCTTAAAGCGTTagtatggttttatatttaatcaaaataacagaaaaacttaaatttttaagtacTAACCTTAAACCCCTTAACTCTTAAGAATATGATGAAATATGAAAACTCAGTTTCCAAATCGAAATTGTACTGACAGTAAAtgtttcaatttctatttttcaaaagtatTGTCTTTTACAAAACACTGTAAATACTAGTTATGATTCCTTCttaaaattaatgagaaattcttattatattatttatcctGAATTCTAATAGAAAAACCATAAACATTCAATATGatcaagacataaaaataaaatgaattaaagaagaaaatactatttAGGTGACTTTATTCAGAAAgctgtatatattttatcatatatctaTATAACATATCTacccaaatatttactgaataatataaaacaaaagactGTTTTCAAAATGTAGGTAGCTCTACTAGGTATACAAAGTTAGAAAACTCAATTTCTTGGCTTTTATACTACATTAAAACATAGCAAAGAATAATGCTAAGACTTTACACAAGAAGATGTTTGTAATAAATATTGTTGCTAACTTATGCattctttctttgtaaaactGTTGCTATTCAGGGTTCTTACCTTTTGTTTTTCCACAGGTTGTCAGTAGTGAGCAACAACATAGAGGGAGAAGGACTTGTTGCACTttcaaaatcaatgaaaacaaatcCCATATTCTCTAATATCTACATTTGGGGAAACAAATTTGATGAGGCTACATGTGtagtaagttttttttcttcattgaagtCTTTAGTGCCTTAGTAATGGTTACAAAGTATAGTGAGACACTGTAGTTTTGATAGTTTTTAACGTAAGTCCTAAAAattagctactagaaaatttgaagtaaaaataataataaaaaagaaaaagaaaatcttgacagacttgggaaaaaaaataattaaaaaaaagaaaattttgtggtTGAATAACAAAAGATATCAAATACCATGTATTAGCATTAAAGATCACTGAATTACACAGTTCCAATttttctgaagttaaaaaaaatcacctgccCTGGCGTGGTGGctaaagcctgtaatcctagcactctgggaggctaaggcaggaggatcactt from the Eulemur rufifrons isolate Redbay chromosome 7, OSU_ERuf_1, whole genome shotgun sequence genome contains:
- the LRRC34 gene encoding leucine-rich repeat-containing protein 34 isoform X1, whose translation is MEKSQKINPFISHILQEVDEKFKKGLEEEITLTIAGNNRLVPVERVTGEDFWILSRILKKHLYINGLDVRYNLLSDDGAYYAAKLLQKQLNLIYLNLMFNDIGPEGGKLIAKALHKNTTLKYLRMTGNKIENKGGMFFAAMLQINSCLQKLDLSDCDLGMQSVIAFATVLTQNQAIKGINLNRPILYGEQEESTVHLGHMLKENRCLVELHMCKHGIKNCGLQRLCNALYLNTSLRYLDVSCNKITHDGIEYLAEVLKSNTTLEVLDVSFNRIENAGANYLSETLTSHNRSLKALSVVSNNIEGEGLVALSKSMKTNPIFSNIYIWGNKFDEATCVAYSDLIQMGRLKPDNTDVEPFMVDGHMHLSEVSNGLKKHYYWTPAYGEAYGPSSNAGFALTQVGQHI
- the LRRC34 gene encoding leucine-rich repeat-containing protein 34 isoform X2, coding for MEKSQKINPFISHILQEVDEKFKKGLEEEITLTIAGNNRLVPVERVTGEDFWILSRILKKHLYINGLDVRYNLLSDDGAYYAAKLLQKQLNLIYLNLMFNDIGPEGGKLIAKALHKNTTLKYLRMTGNKIENKGGMFFAAMLQINSCLQKLDLSDCDLEESTVHLGHMLKENRCLVELHMCKHGIKNCGLQRLCNALYLNTSLRYLDVSCNKITHDGIEYLAEVLKSNTTLEVLDVSFNRIENAGANYLSETLTSHNRSLKALSVVSNNIEGEGLVALSKSMKTNPIFSNIYIWGNKFDEATCVAYSDLIQMGRLKPDNTDVEPFMVDGHMHLSEVSNGLKKHYYWTPAYGEAYGPSSNAGFALTQVGQHI